The segment ACCTCCCTTTCTTTTAATTGTGGTGTTCCTGCACCACTGTTAATGGTTCAAGAAAGATGGTAGCCTTTTAACTGTCTGTCGGGCAAGGGGCTTTTATAACATAGTCACTCAAGCTGTTCAAGCGGTTCAAACCGTCTTTCCGTTGTCTTGATTTCTCCTGCTCATCTGTTTTATTCTTCCCCTTATGAAGCTGCTTGTCCTTGGGACCGGGACGGCTATTCCGAGAATTGAGCGGGGGTCGTCGGCGTATCTCGTGACGGCGCGCAGGGTGAAGGTCCTTGTCGACGTGGGTCCGGCCGTTGTGAGGCGGCTCCTGGAGAGGGGATATGAAGTCGACGACGTGGATGTCATAATCCTCACCCACTTCCACGTGGATCATACGGCGGACCTTTCCACATTCTTTTTTGCCTGCAACTACGGGAGGGTTCCCCGAAGAAGGCCGCTCACGGTCATCGGCGGGAAGGGCCTCGCCCGGTTCTACCGGGGGCTGTGCGCGGTTTATCCCTGGATCGTACCGAAGACCTACGATTTGACCATGCTGAGGCTGGTCAATGATTCCCGGAAGATGGCGGGGCTCACCGTCACGACGGCTCCCGTGAACCACAATCCGGAAAGCATCGCCGTGAGGATCGACGAAAAGAGGTCCGTCACCTTTTCGGGTGACACCGACGTCTCCGCGAACCTTGTCCGGCTGGCCGACGGGACAGATACACTTGTTGCCGAGTGCGCCTTTCCCGAGCGGAAGGTGAAGGGACATTTGAACTTTGCCGCCCTGGACAGGATAGTAAGGAAGGCGGAGCCGAAACGCGTCATTCTCACCCACCTCTATCCCGACTGGGACGACTGGACCGGTGTGCTCCACGCACCGTACCTCCTGGGGGAAGACGGGATGGAGATGGAGGTGTGAAGACCGTTGCAGGTTTCAAGTTTCAGGTCTCAAGTTTCAGGTCTCAGGTCTCAGGCTAAAGACAAAGAAACAGAATGTTCCTGATGGCTGGCATGTGCCCGCCAGGCATATAGACGTCCGGGGGGCTTTTCTCTTGTTTCCGTGGAAAAATGTGCTTGCATCGTATACAATCAGGAAAATGGGAAAACTCAAGAGGGAACGGGAAGGGAGGTATGCCTTTGTTCACCGGGGGGAGTCGGTGGATATGGCAGAGCTTGTTGCCGGGATCGAGAGGCCCGCAAGGAGGTTCACCGGGGGGCGGGGCGCGCCGGGGGTCTTCGAGTTTGGGGGCAGGACGGTGGTTTGCAGGCAGTACTTCCATGGCGGCTGGCTCCGGGGGGTGACGGGTGCCAACTTCCTCGGCGAGGAAAGGGCTCTCAGGGAACTTGAGGTGACGGCCTACCTGGAGGAAAGAGGATTTCCGGTGATCAGCCCGGTGGGCTATGTTGTCGAAAAGCAAGCGTCTTGCAGGAAACTTTACTTTCTGTCCCTCTTTCTGCCCGATGCCCGTGATCTCGTGGCATACTTTTTTTCTGCCGGTGTGAGGGAACGACTGAGGATGGCGAAGAAGCTCGCCTCCACACTTTTTGAGATGGGTCGGCTGGGGGTCTATCATCCCGACCTGCATCTCAGGAACGTCCTCGCGACCTCAAACGGGGGGCTTTTCCTGCTCGACTTCGACAAGGCATACCGCAAGGAAGTGGCATCGAGCGATTACGAAAGGATGTTCTGGCGCCTCGACAGATTCGTCAGGAAGTACGCCTCTCTCTTCGGCCGCCCCATAGACGACAGGGAACGCCTCATCTTCCTGCGCACATACGAACGTCTCTCCGGCGACAGGATCACAAAAAGGATGTCCCAAAAACGCGACCAAATGAACCGCACCTCAAAACTGGGCTGGACCATAGACCGTTTGATCTATAGAAGAAAGAAGACCTGAAAAGCCAGCGCCACATCCTGCCGACAAGCGGCAATGCCCGTCGGCGGTGCCCCTTCAAGCGATTCAAGCGGGTCTTTTCCTTCCCCACCGCTGGTGGACCCAGAACCATTCGTCGGGGTACTGGCGGATGATGTCTTCGAGGAAGGCGTTGATCTTGCGGGTGTTCTTCGCGATGAGGTCGTCGATGTCGCCGTCGCGTTCCATGAGGATGGGCTGGCCGCACATGATGGTGTAGCGAAGGAATCCCTTGCGCACGGGATAGCAGGGGACGACCTGGCAGCCGGTCTTCATGGCGATCATGGCGGTGCCCTTCGATGTGGGGACCTTGTGGCCGAAGAAATCGACGAAGACCCCGCGGGACCGCTTTTCGCGCTGATCTCCGAGGATGGCGATGATGGCGTTCTTCTTGAGCAGGCGCATGACCTCCCTCGCGGTGTTGGCGTTGACGATGATGGTCAGGCCCGTCGATTCCCGGAGGCGATTGAGAAAGGTGTTGAGACGGACGTGTTTCTTGAGGGGCCGGGCGAGGGCCACGACGGGTTGGTTGAGGAGCCTGGAGGTTATGCCCATGATCTCCCAGTTGGCGAAGTGGAAGGTGAGCGCGATGACACCGCGGCCTGCCCCGAGGGTTGTCTCGACGATGTCCTTCGGCTCGAGGGAGAACCGCTCCGGGACCTCGCGGAGAGGGAGAAAGGGGACGAGAATGAGCTCTATCATGTTGGTGCCGAGCTTCTGGAAACAGGAGAGGGCAATGTCTTTGGCCTCGCCGGGGGCGAGATCGGGGAAGGCCCTGCGTATGTTGGAGATGGCAATGTTCCGACGTCTCCTCAGCAGGGTGAAGCCCATCCTTCCGAGCCATCGACCGGTGCCCCGGCGAGCGCTCTCGGGCAGGGCCATGAGGCAAAGCTGCAGTGCCTTGATAAGAAAGATGATTGCGATATCCGCGATCACACGAACCTATTTCGGATCGTCGCCGTTGATCGGCAGGGCTTCCTCGATGAGCATCACGGGTATGCCGTCCCGGATGGGATAAAGAAGACGGCAGGCGGCGCATGTGAGACCGTCCCCGGAGGCCGTCAGGACAAGGTCGCCCTTGCATTTGGGACAACAGAGGATATCGAGCAGATCCTGGCTAATGGTCATTCTTCTCCTTCCTTCGGATCAATCCGTGGTATCGCCGCCATTCTTCTTCATGGCCGGTTCAAGAATGTCGCCGAGAGTTGAGAAAGCACCTGTATTCTCCTCGCGCGTCTCCGTGATCACCCGGTTCTCTTTCCTGCGAAGCACCCTGGTGCTGAGCGCTATCCTCTTGTCCTTTTCGTCTATGTTGAGGATCGCTGCCTGTATGGTGTCGTCGAGGGTGAAGACCTCCGAAGGCTGTTTACCCTGGAGTTCGTCCATCTCGGAGACGTGGACGAGGCCTTCGATCCCCTCCTCTATCTCGACGAAGACACCGAAATCGGTGATGCTCGTTATGTGGCCTTCGATGACATCACCCGTGGAATAGCGGCTCGCCACCCCTTTCCAGGGATCTTCCTTCAGACGTTTGATGCTGAGGGAGAACTTTTTCTGTGTCTTGTCGATGTTGAGGACAAAGGCGTCTATGGTGGTGCCCTTCTTGAACTGCTCCTGGAACGTCTTTTTCCTCCGGGACCAGGAGAGCTCCGACATGTGCACGAGTCCGTCGATGCCGTTGCCTATACCGACGAACATGCCGAATTCGGTGAAGTTCTTGACCTTGCCTTTCACGATGGAGCCGGGCGGGTAATTCACCTCGAGATCGTCCCAGGGATCAGGGGCCAGCTGTTTGAGGCCCAGGGAGATGCGTTTCTTCTCGAGGTCGATCTTGAGGACGACGAGTTCCAGGTTGTCGCCTTTGTTGACGAGCTTCGCGGGGTTCTTGAACTTCTTGTCCCAGCTCATCTCGCTGACGTGAAGCAGTCCCTCGAGTCCCTGCTCCAGTTCCACGAATGCGCCGTATTCCACGATCCCGACGACCTTGCCCTTGACCTTGCTTCCGACGGGGTATTTCTCGTCTATCTTCAGCCATGGGTCGGTCTTGAGCTGCTTCATGCCTATGGAGACACGTCCTTTCTCGGTGTCGATGGCTATGATCTTGACCTTCACTTCGTCCCCGATCCTCAGGTATTCCTTGGGATGGGTTATCTTTCCCCATGTCACGTCGTTTATGTGGAGAAAACCGTCGACACCGCCGAGGTCGACGAAGGCCCCGTAGTCGGTGATGTTCCGGACGAAGCCATACAGGATCTGTCCGTCCTTGACGTTCTTCCAGAATTCCTGCCTTTTCTTATCCCGTTCCTCTTCGAGGAGCACACGCCTCGAAACGATGATGCTGCCCTTTCTCCGGTTGGACTTGATGACCTTGAATTTCAGGTTCCTTCCCACGAAGGATGCCGGGTTCTTGACGGGTTTGATGTCTACCTGCGAAAGCGGAAGGAAGGCGTTGATACCCATATCGACGATGAATCCGCCCTTGACCTCGTTCAGGATATGGCCTTCCAGGGGTGTCCCGTCTTCGAGGGACCTGTCGATCTTTTCCCAGGTCTTTATCTCGTCGACCCTCCTCTTCGAGAGTCTCAGGAGACCCGACTCCTTTTCCCTGCCGACGACCATCACTTCCACTTCGTCGTCGACGCTGACAGGCTGGGCCTCTCCTTCTTTCGGAGGGAATTCCTGGAGGGAGACTATGCCCTCGGACTTCAAACCCACATCCACAATGACCGAATCGCCGGTGATGTTGATCACCCTGCCTTTCAGGACATTGCCTTCCTGCAGGCTTTTCATCGACGTTTCGTACAGGGCCTGCATGTCCTCCTGTGAGTTATCTTTCGGTGTCCCGGAATCTGTCTCCACCATGGTCCTGTGCCCCCTAAAAGTTTTTTACACGCCCCTCAACAATATCTATGATAAGGTCGGGAGTTGATGCGCCTCCCGTCAAACCCACGCGGGATACGTTCTGAAACCATTCCGGCCGGAGATCGTCAACGGTTTCGATATGATGGGTGTTTGGTTGTACCTTGTGAACGACCTTGTAGAGTTTTGTGGTGTTGGAACTGTTCTTCCCCCCTACTACCAACATCATATCGACACTGCCCGATAACTCTATGGCCTCATTTTGTCGTATCTGGGTGCTTTCGCAAATTGTATTGTAGATCCTCAGCTCCTCCACGCCTGCGATGAGCTCCTTGACGATGCCGACGAAGGTGCCTTTATCGAGGGTGGTCTGGCTTACAACTCCCACCTTCCTGGCGGCCAATGTTGTTGGTTCCTGTAGTACAATACCATCGTTATCCAAATAACTCAAGACACTTTTGACCTCGGGGTGGTTCCTGTCGCCGACGATCACGACCTGGTAGCCGCTCTTCTCGAGGTACTTTGCGTGCTTTCGAACGCGCTTCACGAAGGGGCACGTCGTGTCTATGATCTTGAGGCCCGTTGTCCGGGCATACTCCTCTTCATCCTTCCGTATGCCGTGGGTCCTGAAGACGATGGTTCCGTCCGTGACCTCGCGGACATCATCGACAGG is part of the Syntrophorhabdus sp. genome and harbors:
- a CDS encoding MBL fold metallo-hydrolase, translated to MKLLVLGTGTAIPRIERGSSAYLVTARRVKVLVDVGPAVVRRLLERGYEVDDVDVIILTHFHVDHTADLSTFFFACNYGRVPRRRPLTVIGGKGLARFYRGLCAVYPWIVPKTYDLTMLRLVNDSRKMAGLTVTTAPVNHNPESIAVRIDEKRSVTFSGDTDVSANLVRLADGTDTLVAECAFPERKVKGHLNFAALDRIVRKAEPKRVILTHLYPDWDDWTGVLHAPYLLGEDGMEMEV
- a CDS encoding lysophospholipid acyltransferase family protein, which translates into the protein MIADIAIIFLIKALQLCLMALPESARRGTGRWLGRMGFTLLRRRRNIAISNIRRAFPDLAPGEAKDIALSCFQKLGTNMIELILVPFLPLREVPERFSLEPKDIVETTLGAGRGVIALTFHFANWEIMGITSRLLNQPVVALARPLKKHVRLNTFLNRLRESTGLTIIVNANTAREVMRLLKKNAIIAILGDQREKRSRGVFVDFFGHKVPTSKGTAMIAMKTGCQVVPCYPVRKGFLRYTIMCGQPILMERDGDIDDLIAKNTRKINAFLEDIIRQYPDEWFWVHQRWGRKRPA
- a CDS encoding Trm112 family protein; translation: MTISQDLLDILCCPKCKGDLVLTASGDGLTCAACRLLYPIRDGIPVMLIEEALPINGDDPK
- a CDS encoding 30S ribosomal protein S1; translation: MVETDSGTPKDNSQEDMQALYETSMKSLQEGNVLKGRVINITGDSVIVDVGLKSEGIVSLQEFPPKEGEAQPVSVDDEVEVMVVGREKESGLLRLSKRRVDEIKTWEKIDRSLEDGTPLEGHILNEVKGGFIVDMGINAFLPLSQVDIKPVKNPASFVGRNLKFKVIKSNRRKGSIIVSRRVLLEEERDKKRQEFWKNVKDGQILYGFVRNITDYGAFVDLGGVDGFLHINDVTWGKITHPKEYLRIGDEVKVKIIAIDTEKGRVSIGMKQLKTDPWLKIDEKYPVGSKVKGKVVGIVEYGAFVELEQGLEGLLHVSEMSWDKKFKNPAKLVNKGDNLELVVLKIDLEKKRISLGLKQLAPDPWDDLEVNYPPGSIVKGKVKNFTEFGMFVGIGNGIDGLVHMSELSWSRRKKTFQEQFKKGTTIDAFVLNIDKTQKKFSLSIKRLKEDPWKGVASRYSTGDVIEGHITSITDFGVFVEIEEGIEGLVHVSEMDELQGKQPSEVFTLDDTIQAAILNIDEKDKRIALSTRVLRRKENRVITETREENTGAFSTLGDILEPAMKKNGGDTTD
- the ispH gene encoding 4-hydroxy-3-methylbut-2-enyl diphosphate reductase: MKVVKTKNIGFCFGVKRAIKMVLKAAGETGGKVFTLGPIIHNPQMVNLLKEKGVTPVDDVREVTDGTIVFRTHGIRKDEEEYARTTGLKIIDTTCPFVKRVRKHAKYLEKSGYQVVIVGDRNHPEVKSVLSYLDNDGIVLQEPTTLAARKVGVVSQTTLDKGTFVGIVKELIAGVEELRIYNTICESTQIRQNEAIELSGSVDMMLVVGGKNSSNTTKLYKVVHKVQPNTHHIETVDDLRPEWFQNVSRVGLTGGASTPDLIIDIVEGRVKNF